Proteins encoded in a region of the Streptomyces akebiae genome:
- a CDS encoding type III PLP-dependent enzyme, producing MTLPTPTPAVRDRVLTLSPTELPAYVYDLTALREHAAQVRGTLPERVELYYAAKANPEPEILAALGPYVDGYEVSSGGELAHVAEAVPGRPLAFGGPGKTPDEIRTALERGVERFHVESEHDLRVLAELARRVAPPTRVGVLLRFNLAVADGSLAGSSLAMGGRPTPFGLDPTRAPHVLRPLTDGTHPHLELLGVHAHLASGLDASRQLSVARSIVRWATGLGVPVAEVNVGGGMAVDYTRPESRFDWQAYGEGLAELVDSHPELTLRIEPGRALTAYCGWYATEVLDVKRSHGEEFAVVRGGTHHLRTPATKGHDQPCSVLAVEEWPHPWPRPAAEGEYVSLTGQLCTPKDLLARDTRAPGLRAGDRVAFALAGAYAWNISHHDFLMHPRPGFHFLTPADGGV from the coding sequence ATGACCCTTCCCACCCCCACCCCCGCCGTCCGCGACCGCGTCCTGACCCTGTCGCCCACCGAACTGCCCGCCTACGTCTACGACTTGACGGCCCTGCGGGAGCACGCCGCACAGGTGCGCGGCACGCTGCCCGAGCGGGTCGAGCTGTACTACGCGGCCAAGGCCAACCCGGAGCCGGAGATCCTGGCCGCGCTCGGCCCGTACGTCGACGGCTACGAGGTCTCCTCCGGCGGTGAGCTCGCCCATGTCGCCGAGGCGGTCCCGGGCCGCCCCCTGGCCTTCGGCGGGCCCGGCAAGACCCCCGACGAGATCCGGACCGCTCTGGAGCGGGGGGTCGAACGCTTCCACGTCGAGAGCGAGCACGATCTGCGTGTGCTCGCCGAGCTGGCACGCCGGGTGGCGCCGCCCACGCGGGTCGGGGTGCTGCTCCGCTTCAACCTCGCGGTGGCCGACGGCTCGCTCGCGGGCAGCTCGCTCGCGATGGGCGGACGGCCCACCCCGTTCGGCCTGGATCCCACACGGGCACCGCACGTGCTCCGCCCCCTCACGGACGGCACCCACCCGCACCTCGAACTGCTCGGTGTCCACGCCCACCTGGCGAGCGGACTCGACGCATCCCGACAACTCTCCGTGGCCCGCTCCATCGTGCGGTGGGCGACCGGCCTGGGCGTACCGGTCGCCGAGGTGAACGTGGGCGGCGGCATGGCCGTCGACTACACGCGCCCCGAGAGCCGCTTCGACTGGCAGGCGTACGGCGAAGGACTGGCCGAACTCGTCGACAGCCACCCGGAGCTGACGCTGCGTATCGAACCCGGCCGCGCGCTCACCGCGTACTGCGGCTGGTACGCCACCGAGGTGCTGGACGTGAAGCGCAGCCACGGCGAGGAGTTCGCCGTGGTCCGGGGCGGCACGCACCATCTGCGCACCCCGGCCACCAAGGGACACGACCAGCCGTGCTCGGTGCTGGCGGTGGAGGAGTGGCCCCACCCCTGGCCGCGCCCGGCGGCCGAGGGGGAGTACGTCAGCCTCACCGGACAGCTCTGCACGCCGAAGGACCTGCTCGCCCGGGACACCCGCGCTCCCGGGCTGCGTGCGGGGGACCGGGTGGCCTTCGCCCTCGCGGGCGCGTACGCCTGGAACATCTCGCACCACGATTTCCTGATGCATCCGCGGCCCGGTTTCCACTTCCTCACCCCGGCCGATGGGGGAGTGTGA
- a CDS encoding 4-hydroxybenzoate 3-monooxygenase — MHTTVGIIGGGPAGLLLARLLHNAGIDSVVLERKDRTYVEQRQRAGILEQATVDVLRSAGAGARLDAEGIPHDGIELRFGGRAHRVDFPELTGGRRVWVYAQTEVVKDLIALQLTDGGPLLFEAEVHAVEGADTDRPVIRYTHEGREQTLTCDYVVGCDGFHGVARDAVPEGVRTSYERTYPYSWLGILADAPPVYEELIYAHSERGFALASMRSPSVSRLYLQVPNGTDPADWSDERIWDELDARFALTAHPGWRLKRGPITSKAVLPMRSHVTEPMRHGRLFLAGDAAHIVPPTGAKGLNLAATDVIVLARAFARLKETGSTDLLDAYSDTCLRRVWRAEHFSYFMTTTLHADPGQSPFETRLQLSQLDRVATSRHAAAELAENYTGLPLDTDLRSS; from the coding sequence ATGCACACCACCGTCGGCATCATCGGCGGCGGCCCCGCGGGGCTGCTGCTGGCCCGCCTGCTGCACAACGCGGGAATCGACAGTGTGGTTCTGGAGCGCAAGGACCGCACCTATGTCGAGCAGCGCCAGCGCGCGGGAATCCTGGAGCAGGCCACCGTCGACGTCCTGCGCTCCGCCGGGGCGGGCGCACGGCTGGACGCCGAGGGCATCCCCCACGACGGTATCGAGCTGCGCTTCGGCGGCCGAGCCCACCGCGTCGACTTCCCCGAGCTGACCGGCGGCCGCCGGGTCTGGGTCTACGCCCAGACCGAGGTGGTCAAGGATCTCATCGCCCTCCAGCTCACCGACGGCGGACCTCTGCTGTTCGAGGCGGAGGTGCACGCGGTGGAGGGGGCAGACACCGACCGGCCCGTGATCCGGTACACCCACGAGGGCCGTGAGCAGACGCTGACCTGCGACTACGTGGTCGGGTGCGACGGTTTCCACGGGGTGGCCCGGGACGCGGTCCCCGAGGGTGTCCGGACGTCGTACGAGCGGACGTACCCTTACTCCTGGCTCGGCATCCTCGCCGACGCCCCGCCCGTCTACGAGGAACTGATCTACGCCCACTCCGAGCGCGGCTTCGCGCTGGCGAGCATGCGGTCGCCGTCCGTCAGCCGCCTCTACCTCCAGGTCCCGAACGGCACCGACCCGGCCGACTGGTCCGACGAACGGATCTGGGACGAACTGGACGCCCGGTTCGCGCTCACCGCCCACCCCGGCTGGCGGCTCAAGCGGGGACCGATCACGTCCAAGGCGGTCCTGCCGATGCGCAGCCACGTCACCGAGCCGATGCGTCACGGCCGGCTCTTCCTGGCCGGGGACGCCGCCCACATCGTGCCGCCCACCGGCGCCAAGGGCCTCAACCTGGCCGCCACCGACGTCATCGTGCTGGCTCGCGCCTTCGCCCGACTCAAGGAGACCGGCTCGACCGACCTGCTCGACGCCTACTCCGACACCTGTCTGCGCCGGGTCTGGCGGGCCGAGCACTTCTCCTACTTCATGACCACGACCCTCCACGCCGACCCGGGGCAGTCCCCGTTCGAGACCCGGCTCCAGCTCTCCCAGCTCGACCGTGTCGCCACCTCACGGCACGCCGCGGCCGAACTCGCCGAGAACTACACGGGGTTGCCGCTCGACACCGATCTCCGGTCGTCGTAG
- a CDS encoding DUF6479 family protein gives MNMEWTDIAAERSVLGGIAPFLAGVVVVAMLIGALWLGARVRAREPRRPRPDEQPRIPEGGPVHEERLLREPDEIPRSDRRLTPYEVHGNQGTRPSPDKKRPRWGKNSSGGFGSGGLGAH, from the coding sequence ATGAACATGGAATGGACTGATATAGCCGCAGAGCGCAGTGTACTGGGCGGTATCGCACCGTTCCTGGCAGGCGTCGTGGTGGTGGCCATGCTGATCGGCGCACTCTGGCTGGGCGCCCGCGTACGCGCCCGCGAGCCGCGCCGCCCGCGCCCCGACGAGCAGCCGCGGATCCCCGAGGGGGGCCCTGTTCACGAGGAGAGGCTGCTCCGCGAACCGGACGAGATCCCCCGGAGCGACCGCCGGCTGACCCCGTACGAGGTGCACGGCAACCAGGGGACCCGACCGAGCCCGGACAAGAAGCGGCCGCGCTGGGGCAAGAACAGCAGCGGCGGTTTCGGCAGCGGCGGCCTCGGCGCCCACTGA
- a CDS encoding ferredoxin — protein MTSTTTSHQELIRFLEDRFACAQACTECARACALRASLADPDGPEDQEKMRRKGIMCAEVCDATCRVLSEQTSLDEAAIRLQVEWCRTVALECARVFDDTPGAEDGAKSCRECAQACTDFLAILR, from the coding sequence GTGACCTCGACGACGACATCCCACCAGGAACTCATCCGGTTCCTAGAGGACCGCTTCGCGTGTGCGCAGGCCTGCACCGAGTGTGCGCGTGCGTGCGCGCTGAGGGCGAGCCTCGCCGATCCGGACGGCCCCGAAGACCAGGAGAAGATGCGCCGCAAGGGCATCATGTGCGCGGAGGTGTGCGACGCCACGTGCAGGGTGCTCTCCGAGCAGACCAGCCTCGACGAGGCCGCCATCCGCCTCCAGGTGGAGTGGTGCCGGACCGTCGCCCTGGAATGCGCCCGCGTCTTCGACGACACCCCCGGCGCCGAGGACGGTGCCAAGTCCTGCCGCGAGTGCGCCCAGGCCTGCACGGACTTCCTCGCCATCCTCCGCTGA
- a CDS encoding acyl-CoA dehydrogenase family protein: MHLEYTPEQQRLRTELRAYFAELVPDGANTRHADPAAQKRFYRATIRRLGGDGWLGVGWPEEYGGRGLTAIEQFIFFDEAAQAGVPLPLMALNTVGPTIMQYGTEEQKSYFLPRVLSGEIDFAIGYSEPDAGTDLASLRTRAVRDGDEYVVNGQKIWTTNGDTADWVWLATRTDPDAPPHRGITMLLVPTTEPGYSCTLINTLASHDTTASYYENIRVPVSRRVGEENKGWRLITNQLNHERVTLAAHGTMAIRSLHNVQRWAMETKLADGSRVVDLPWVRRRLAQTHTKLDALKLLNWRMVSAVQNGTLTPQDASAVKVYGSEARRDAYAWLMEIVAAAGALKEGSAGAVLHGELERGYRSAVIFTFGGGNNEIQREIISWIGLGMPRVRR, translated from the coding sequence GTGCACCTCGAATACACGCCCGAGCAGCAGCGGCTGCGCACCGAACTGCGCGCCTACTTCGCCGAGTTGGTCCCGGACGGCGCCAACACCCGTCATGCCGACCCCGCGGCCCAGAAGCGCTTCTACCGCGCGACCATCCGCCGCCTCGGCGGCGACGGCTGGCTCGGCGTGGGGTGGCCCGAGGAGTACGGCGGACGCGGCCTGACCGCCATCGAACAGTTCATCTTCTTCGACGAGGCCGCCCAGGCCGGCGTCCCCCTGCCGCTGATGGCGCTCAACACCGTCGGACCGACGATCATGCAGTACGGCACGGAGGAGCAGAAGTCCTACTTCCTGCCGCGCGTCCTCTCCGGTGAGATCGACTTCGCCATCGGCTACAGCGAACCCGACGCCGGCACGGACCTGGCGTCGCTGAGGACCCGCGCGGTCAGGGACGGCGACGAGTACGTCGTCAACGGACAGAAGATCTGGACCACCAACGGCGACACGGCCGACTGGGTGTGGCTGGCGACCCGCACCGACCCCGACGCACCGCCTCACAGGGGCATCACCATGCTCCTCGTGCCGACCACGGAACCCGGCTACTCCTGCACCCTCATCAACACCCTCGCCTCCCACGACACCACCGCCAGCTACTACGAGAACATCCGCGTCCCCGTCTCCCGCCGCGTCGGCGAGGAGAACAAGGGCTGGCGGCTGATCACCAACCAGCTCAACCACGAACGCGTCACCCTCGCCGCCCACGGCACCATGGCCATCCGCTCCCTGCACAACGTCCAGCGCTGGGCCATGGAGACCAAACTCGCCGACGGCAGCCGGGTCGTCGATCTCCCCTGGGTACGCCGCCGCCTGGCCCAGACCCACACGAAGCTCGACGCCCTCAAACTCCTCAACTGGCGCATGGTCAGCGCCGTCCAGAACGGCACCCTCACCCCGCAGGACGCCTCCGCCGTCAAGGTCTACGGCTCCGAGGCCCGCCGCGACGCCTACGCCTGGCTCATGGAGATCGTCGCCGCCGCCGGCGCCCTCAAGGAGGGCTCCGCCGGAGCGGTCCTCCACGGCGAACTCGAACGCGGCTACCGCTCGGCCGTCATCTTCACCTTCGGCGGCGGCAACAACGAGATCCAGCGCGAGATCATCTCGTGGATCGGCCTGGGGATGCCTCGGGTGCGGCGTTAG
- a CDS encoding uracil-DNA glycosylase yields MNDWVERLRERLGDAESVPWFDPAAGGTEARSLFLLEAPGQKSMGAEAPLRRTGSGIISIDNDDPTAQNCWTLRAEAGLPYRESLHWNIVPWYLGTADRIAAPGRTEIQRAAPFLHEVISMLPKLEVVVPMGRKAQAGWAAYQERYAPAVHTLTTWHPSPRVFASRPAARQEILNVLRRAADLLDVDVPPAEGD; encoded by the coding sequence TTGAACGACTGGGTGGAGAGACTGCGCGAACGGCTCGGCGACGCCGAGTCCGTGCCGTGGTTCGACCCCGCTGCCGGCGGCACCGAGGCCCGTAGCCTCTTTCTCCTTGAGGCACCCGGCCAGAAGTCCATGGGAGCCGAAGCTCCCCTGAGACGCACCGGCAGCGGCATCATCTCCATCGACAACGACGACCCGACGGCACAGAACTGCTGGACGCTGCGCGCCGAGGCCGGTCTGCCGTACCGGGAGTCCCTGCACTGGAACATCGTGCCCTGGTACCTGGGCACCGCGGACCGCATCGCCGCCCCCGGAAGGACGGAGATACAACGCGCGGCACCCTTTCTGCACGAGGTGATCTCCATGTTGCCCAAGCTGGAGGTGGTGGTACCGATGGGCCGCAAGGCCCAGGCCGGCTGGGCGGCCTACCAGGAGCGATACGCGCCGGCGGTCCACACGCTGACGACCTGGCACCCAAGCCCCCGGGTGTTCGCCTCACGCCCTGCGGCCCGCCAGGAGATCCTGAACGTCCTGCGCCGAGCGGCAGACCTGCTCGATGTCGACGTCCCGCCCGCCGAAGGCGACTGA
- a CDS encoding LamG domain-containing protein, translated as MTGAVVLALLATLGPLPGTAVADEAEPALSEGQKALTEARESGTRVEVVGERTERTTVYANPDGFTFTLEESAVPVRVPGPDGGWLTPDATLEVRGDGTVAPKAAAVEMEFSGGGTSDPLVKISDRGRSLGLSWPDKLPEPELDGADAVYPEVLTGVDLKVTASTEGFRHVLVVKSPEAAASEDLKRIDYALRTTALDVVKGRTGNLTAVDDDGNRVFRAPRAQMWDSAGADAVDAAAGTRPTSARTAALDTGETGKTTGATGTTDAAGPEASQGSDPAEAGASASNDSEPRAGDKVATMDVKLSDDTLTVIPDSGMLTGTKESAFPLFIDPTVTWGESERTLLRSDGYESYGWGNGDDGLGKGAGKCGTWSNYYCGPGYVQRLYFEFSPASLKGKHVLDATFRVTEPWAFQCDPRWVDLVRTNNISSSTTWSSRPKALDLMGDRHVSAGRGSLCDPDSPDAPIEFNDNPEETNENLTPTVRSFAAGKFSRLTLEIRAHDESDTSAWKRFKNDAVLAVDFVGLPAKPTGIGLVTGSGTVCETAESDPAIVSDPTPALTATAQTAAGGEKDAQLRVFYDLDHKNSDSTWSDTTAGNGELSPSSGYVGDGVKLTKSWSTLTEGKLYRYRAWVRSYYNSGGSYLAGPSNASTTGWCYFKVDPTAPKAPKITVGSPYSGCTDTACPAGGGPGQKGTFTFGPATGDSNVAYQYKLSTAAAWSSPINGATVAKDITPDRSGTYSVYVRAKDSVGRWGAQNVVDFLVAAGEGPVGRWHFDEPDGTAVDSATADGADNATLAGGAVRDDRGRRGLVTHDAEGQPLAEAVTDKGLSLNGTTAYAETSAPVLETRSAYTVSAWARLDEGGKNASVLAQPGGQGNTFVLWYLADVKQWFFGVLDQDGSTLRGKYSVYAAQTGVWTHLAGSYDPATEELILYVDGRRQSQPLATGAGSWESTGGLQFGRYKFPSGSSTYHFPGSIDEVAVWQRVLTHEEVADETKLLVSENFAGVELVADWNAARGSGTTVADTTSGYGRSLTLTGGASLAEEAIVLDGVDDAATAPGPLVYDHAPFTVSTLVELNSAKLVSKDVGYTGQVLGQRTADGSAWGLWYELTGKDTVLDEETLEEVTKPVGVWHFGRLNADGTFSSVVSDEVAALDSPVRLTGIYDSVYGTISLYLGYGQNGDAKAFTVQLGSGDFAVGKGFTNGAWKHYLPARVSEVRLWAGAMASPEQVEVRVGD; from the coding sequence GTGACCGGGGCCGTGGTGCTGGCGCTGCTGGCCACGTTGGGTCCGTTGCCGGGGACGGCGGTGGCCGATGAGGCGGAACCCGCGTTGTCGGAGGGGCAGAAGGCCCTCACCGAGGCCAGGGAGTCGGGTACGCGCGTCGAGGTGGTCGGTGAGCGGACCGAGCGTACGACCGTGTACGCCAACCCCGACGGTTTCACCTTCACGTTGGAGGAGTCGGCGGTTCCGGTGCGGGTGCCCGGCCCTGACGGGGGTTGGCTCACACCCGATGCCACGCTGGAGGTTCGTGGCGACGGGACTGTGGCGCCCAAGGCCGCCGCGGTGGAGATGGAGTTCTCCGGAGGTGGGACCTCCGATCCGCTGGTGAAGATATCCGACCGAGGACGGTCTCTGGGGCTGAGCTGGCCGGACAAGCTTCCCGAGCCCGAGTTGGACGGCGCCGACGCGGTGTATCCGGAGGTGCTGACGGGCGTGGACCTCAAGGTCACGGCGTCGACGGAGGGCTTCCGGCACGTTCTGGTGGTCAAGTCGCCCGAGGCCGCTGCCTCGGAGGACCTCAAGAGGATCGACTACGCGCTGAGGACGACCGCTCTGGACGTCGTGAAGGGCAGAACCGGCAACCTCACCGCGGTCGACGACGACGGCAACCGGGTGTTCCGTGCGCCGCGCGCGCAGATGTGGGACTCGGCCGGAGCGGACGCCGTCGATGCCGCAGCGGGAACTCGACCCACGTCCGCGCGGACAGCCGCCCTGGACACCGGGGAAACTGGCAAGACCACGGGCGCTACGGGCACTACGGACGCCGCCGGCCCCGAGGCGTCACAGGGCTCGGACCCGGCCGAGGCCGGCGCCTCGGCCTCCAACGACTCCGAACCCCGCGCCGGCGACAAGGTCGCCACGATGGACGTGAAGCTCTCCGACGACACGCTGACGGTGATCCCCGACAGCGGCATGCTCACCGGCACGAAGGAGTCGGCCTTCCCGCTGTTCATCGACCCCACGGTGACCTGGGGCGAGTCCGAGCGCACCCTGCTGCGCAGCGACGGCTACGAGTCGTACGGCTGGGGCAACGGCGACGACGGCCTGGGCAAGGGCGCGGGCAAGTGCGGTACCTGGAGCAACTACTACTGCGGACCGGGGTATGTGCAGCGGCTGTACTTCGAGTTCTCGCCGGCCAGCCTGAAGGGCAAGCACGTCCTGGACGCCACGTTCCGGGTGACGGAGCCGTGGGCGTTCCAGTGCGATCCGCGCTGGGTGGATCTGGTGCGCACGAACAACATCTCGTCCTCCACTACTTGGTCCTCGCGGCCCAAGGCGCTGGATCTGATGGGCGATCGGCACGTCTCGGCGGGGCGCGGCTCGCTGTGCGATCCGGACTCCCCTGACGCGCCCATCGAGTTCAACGACAACCCCGAGGAGACGAACGAGAACCTGACGCCCACAGTTCGGAGTTTCGCGGCGGGCAAGTTCTCGCGGCTCACACTGGAGATCCGGGCGCACGACGAGAGCGACACCAGCGCCTGGAAGCGATTCAAGAACGATGCCGTACTGGCGGTCGACTTCGTGGGCCTGCCCGCCAAGCCCACCGGCATCGGCCTGGTGACCGGATCGGGCACGGTGTGCGAGACGGCCGAGTCGGACCCGGCGATCGTCTCCGACCCCACCCCGGCTCTGACCGCGACGGCGCAGACCGCAGCCGGTGGTGAGAAGGACGCGCAGCTCCGTGTCTTCTACGACCTCGACCACAAGAACAGCGACAGCACCTGGTCGGACACTACGGCCGGGAACGGCGAGCTCAGCCCGTCCAGCGGGTATGTCGGCGACGGCGTGAAGCTGACCAAGTCCTGGTCCACGTTGACCGAAGGGAAGCTGTACCGGTACCGGGCGTGGGTGCGCTCGTACTACAACAGCGGCGGCAGCTACCTCGCAGGGCCCTCCAACGCCTCGACGACTGGCTGGTGCTACTTCAAGGTCGACCCGACCGCTCCCAAGGCCCCGAAGATCACAGTCGGCAGCCCCTACTCCGGCTGTACCGACACGGCATGTCCGGCGGGTGGTGGTCCCGGCCAGAAGGGAACCTTCACCTTCGGTCCGGCCACCGGTGACTCGAACGTCGCCTACCAGTACAAGCTCTCCACCGCGGCGGCCTGGTCCTCCCCGATCAACGGAGCGACCGTGGCGAAGGACATCACGCCCGACCGCTCCGGCACGTACAGCGTGTACGTGCGGGCGAAGGACTCGGTGGGTCGCTGGGGCGCGCAGAACGTGGTGGACTTCCTCGTGGCCGCCGGCGAAGGACCGGTCGGCCGCTGGCACTTCGACGAGCCGGACGGTACCGCGGTGGACTCCGCGACCGCCGACGGCGCCGACAACGCGACGCTGGCCGGGGGCGCGGTGCGCGACGACCGCGGCCGGCGTGGGCTGGTCACGCACGACGCCGAAGGCCAGCCTCTGGCGGAGGCGGTCACCGACAAGGGGCTGTCGCTGAACGGCACCACCGCCTACGCGGAGACCAGTGCGCCGGTGCTGGAGACCCGGTCCGCCTACACGGTCTCCGCCTGGGCGCGGCTGGACGAGGGCGGCAAGAACGCCTCCGTGCTCGCACAGCCCGGGGGACAGGGCAACACGTTCGTCCTCTGGTACCTCGCCGATGTGAAGCAGTGGTTCTTCGGCGTACTTGACCAGGACGGCTCCACGCTCCGAGGGAAGTACTCCGTCTACGCGGCCCAAACGGGGGTGTGGACCCACCTTGCCGGTAGCTACGACCCGGCCACGGAGGAGCTGATCCTCTACGTGGACGGCCGTCGGCAGAGCCAGCCCTTGGCGACCGGCGCGGGCTCCTGGGAGTCCACCGGAGGGCTGCAGTTCGGCCGTTACAAGTTTCCGAGCGGCAGCAGCACGTACCACTTCCCCGGCTCGATCGACGAAGTCGCGGTCTGGCAGCGCGTCCTGACGCACGAGGAGGTCGCGGACGAGACGAAGCTGTTGGTCTCGGAAAACTTCGCCGGCGTCGAGTTGGTGGCCGACTGGAACGCGGCGAGGGGAAGCGGAACGACGGTGGCGGACACCACGTCCGGCTACGGCAGGAGTCTGACCCTGACCGGCGGCGCCTCCCTCGCGGAAGAGGCCATAGTCCTGGACGGAGTGGACGACGCGGCCACGGCCCCGGGCCCGCTGGTCTACGACCACGCACCCTTCACCGTGTCCACGCTCGTCGAACTGAACTCCGCGAAACTGGTGAGCAAGGACGTCGGATACACCGGCCAGGTCCTGGGCCAGCGAACGGCGGACGGCTCGGCCTGGGGTCTCTGGTACGAGCTGACCGGCAAGGACACCGTGCTCGACGAGGAGACACTGGAGGAGGTCACGAAGCCGGTCGGCGTCTGGCACTTCGGTCGCCTGAACGCGGACGGCACCTTCTCCTCCGTGGTCTCCGACGAAGTGGCCGCCCTGGACAGTCCGGTGCGGCTGACCGGCATCTACGACTCGGTGTACGGCACGATCAGCCTCTATCTGGGCTATGGGCAGAACGGTGACGCGAAGGCGTTCACCGTCCAGCTGGGCAGCGGGGACTTCGCCGTCGGCAAGGGCTTCACCAACGGAGCCTGGAAGCACTATCTACCCGCTCGCGTCTCTGAAGTCCGCCTGTGGGCGGGGGCGATGGCGAGCCCGGAGCAGGTCGAAGTCCGCGTAGGCGACTGA